In Raphanus sativus cultivar WK10039 chromosome 5, ASM80110v3, whole genome shotgun sequence, the following proteins share a genomic window:
- the LOC130495189 gene encoding ribosomal protein S2, mitochondrial-like — MTLHAAVIQKLLNTGSHLGRRAAEHHFKQYAYGTRNGMTIIDSDKTLICLRSAANFVANLAHMKGNILFVNTNPLFDEIVELTSRRIQGDAYNHNRSTNLWKMGGFLTNSYSPKKFRSRHKKLCFGPTTMPDCVVVFDTERKSSVILEAAKLQIPVVAIVDPNVPLEFFEKITYPVPARDSVKFVYLFCNVITKCFVAEQMKMGINDGSMDDVVKDLAE; from the coding sequence atgactctccaCGCGGCGGTAATCCAGAAGCTTCTCAACACGGGCTCCCACCTCGGCCGCCGCGCCGCCGAGCACCATTTCAAGCAATACGCCTACGGGACACGCAACGGGATGACCATCATCGACTCCGACAAAACCCTGATCTGCCTCCGCAGCGCCGCTAACTTCGTGGCCAACCTCGCTCACATGAAAGGGAACATCTTATTCGTCAACACGAACCCGCTCTTCGACGAGATCGTCGAGCTCACCTCGCGCCGCATCCAGGGCGACGCGTACAACCACAACCGCTCGACGAACCTCTGGAAGATGGGAGGGTTCCTGACCAACAGCTACAGCCCCAAGAAGTTCCGGTCCAGGCACAAGAAGCTTTGCTTTGGGCCGACGACGATGCCTGATTGTGTGGTTGTGTTTGATACCGAGAGGAAGAGCTCGGTGATACTTGAGGCGGCGAAGCTTCAGATTCCGGTGGTGGCGATCGTGGATCCGAATGTGCCGTTGGAGTTCTTTGAGAAGATTACGTATCCTGTGCCGGCACGTGACTCGGTGAAGTTTGTGTATTTGTTTTGTAATGTGATCACAAAGTGCTTTGTGGCGGAGCAGATGAAGATGGGGATTAATGATGGGAGTATGGATGATGTGGTCAAGGACTTGGCTGAATGA
- the LOC108860265 gene encoding uncharacterized protein LOC108860265 yields MASATLRRRLHHGDVDGRKYERYDATDSETLSEPLLGSSSDSKDTYNEEHTLEDTWEEERKRQQVHWTLIFSQLIAQWAQWIAKIVFGSGSLFGRFLSLSHIGSGRRLLPPPLSMLQEERLRNIKRRIEIPFDGSRMEHQDALRQLWRLAYPQRELPPLKSELWKEMGWQGTDPSTDFRGGGYISLENLIFFAKTYPEAFHRLLHKQDGTRAEWEYPFAVAGINISFMLAQMLDLQSGKPSTLAGIRFLEFLEEDEMAFDNLYCLAFQMMDAQWLARRASYMEFNDYRCQLGGPGGFGRVRMGFIFLLDIFGRSPNRTMSK; encoded by the exons ATGGCATCTGCGACTCTTAGGAGACGGCTTCATCACGGGGATGTAGATGGGAGAAAGTATGAACGTTACGATGCAACTGACTCCGAAACATTAAGCGAGCCCTTGTTGGGAAGTAGTAGCGATAGTAAAGATACCTACAATGag GAGCATACTCTGGAGGATACCTGGGAAGAAGAACGGAAGAGACAGCAAGTTCACTGGACGCTAATCTTTTCTCAGTTGATTGCACAATGGGCTCAGTGGATAG CGAAAATTGTCTTTGGATCTGGCTCGCTTTTTGGGAGGTTCCTTTCTCTGTCTCATATAGGTTCTGGTCGAAGGCTTCTACCTCCGCCTCTTAGTATGTTGCAG GAAGAAAGGCTGAGAAACATTAAGAGAAGAATAGAAATACCCTTTGATGGATCTCGAATGGAGCATCAA GATGCTCTGAGACAACTCTGGAGGTTAGCGTATCCACAAAGAGAACTACCACCTCTTAAATCCGAACTCTGGAAGGAGATGGGATGGCAAGGAACAGACCCTTCGACGGATTTTCG AGGTGGAGGATATATATCACTGGAGAATCTAATCTTCTTTGCCAAGACTTATCCG GAAGCATTCCATAGATTGTTACATAAACAAGATGGAACAAGAGCCGAATGGGAATATCCTTTTGCGGTCGCTGGCATCAATATCTCATTCATGCTAGCACAAATGTTAGATCTGCAATCAG GTAAACCATCAACGCTAGCTGGGATAAGATTCTTGGAGTTTCTGGAGGAAGACGAAATGGCGTTTGATAATCTCTACTGTCTAGCTTTCCAAATGATGGATGCACAATGGCTTGCCAGACGAGCTTCTTACATGGAATTCAAT GACTATAGATGTCAATTGGGCGGGCCGGGCGGGTTTGGGCGTGTCCGAATGGGCTTTATTTTTTTACTGGACATATTTGGTCGAAGCCCAAATAGAACCATGTCCAAATGA